From Hartmannibacter diazotrophicus, a single genomic window includes:
- the folB gene encoding dihydroneopterin aldolase, with the protein MTDRIFLKRLAVYGYHGLLPEEAVIGQRFYISLEARLDLAPAGVDDDFSKTVSYADLAEIAHDLATKERFEMIEALAEAIASKILLRFAAIDSLVVTVEKPSAPVPYPLESIAVEIERSRHG; encoded by the coding sequence GTGACGGACCGCATCTTTCTCAAGCGTCTCGCGGTCTACGGCTATCATGGCCTCCTGCCGGAAGAGGCGGTGATCGGACAGCGCTTCTACATCTCGCTGGAGGCTCGGCTTGACCTTGCTCCCGCTGGCGTGGATGACGATTTCTCCAAGACCGTGAGCTATGCGGATCTGGCCGAGATCGCCCACGACCTTGCCACCAAGGAGCGTTTCGAGATGATCGAGGCGCTGGCGGAGGCGATCGCGTCGAAGATCCTGCTGCGGTTCGCGGCGATCGACTCGCTTGTCGTGACGGTGGAAAAGCCGTCGGCGCCCGTTCCCTATCCGCTGGAGAGCATCGCCGTCGAAATCGAGAGGTCGCGTCATGGCTAA
- the folP gene encoding dihydropteroate synthase, translating into MSAPAPAAPHLSSPVACLPKLGHMTLVMGILNVTPDSFSDGGRFNAIDAAVVHADEMVAEGADIIDVGGESTRPGHAPVPVEEEIARVEPIIKALATRITVPISIDSYKAKTADVALKAGAKIVNDVWGLQRDPDMARVVAAHGAPIVIMHNRETIDGNIDIIEDMKAFFARSIDMALKAGVRDDHIILDPGVGFGKTFPQHLQAIGRLPEIRALGYPVLMGTSRKSLLGILADHKLEPKDRLFGTLASNVASIMLGADIVRVHDVRAHVEAARVTEAIMAASVGDIR; encoded by the coding sequence ATGTCCGCCCCAGCGCCTGCCGCACCTCACTTGTCCTCCCCGGTCGCCTGCCTGCCCAAGCTCGGGCACATGACGCTGGTGATGGGCATTCTCAATGTGACGCCCGATTCCTTTTCCGATGGCGGTCGCTTCAATGCCATCGATGCCGCGGTCGTCCATGCCGACGAGATGGTCGCCGAAGGGGCCGACATCATCGACGTCGGCGGCGAATCCACCCGGCCCGGCCATGCGCCGGTTCCCGTCGAGGAGGAGATCGCCCGCGTTGAGCCCATCATCAAGGCGCTGGCGACCCGCATCACCGTTCCGATTTCCATCGACAGCTACAAGGCGAAGACGGCGGACGTCGCGCTCAAGGCCGGCGCGAAGATCGTCAACGACGTCTGGGGCCTGCAGCGCGATCCGGACATGGCGCGCGTCGTTGCCGCCCACGGCGCGCCGATCGTCATCATGCACAATCGCGAGACGATCGACGGCAACATCGACATCATCGAGGACATGAAAGCCTTCTTCGCGCGCTCGATTGACATGGCGCTGAAGGCCGGCGTGCGCGACGACCACATCATCCTCGATCCGGGCGTCGGCTTCGGCAAAACCTTCCCGCAGCATCTTCAGGCGATCGGCCGGCTGCCGGAAATCCGCGCGCTCGGCTATCCGGTGCTGATGGGCACCTCGCGCAAGTCGCTGCTCGGCATCCTCGCCGACCACAAGCTGGAACCCAAGGACCGGCTCTTCGGCACGCTCGCCTCCAATGTTGCCTCCATCATGCTCGGCGCCGATATCGTGCGCGTCCATGACGTGCGTGCGCATGTGGAAGCGGCCCGGGTGACGGAGGCCATCATGGCGGCCTCGGTTGGAGACATCCGGTGA
- a CDS encoding formylmethanofuran dehydrogenase subunit C: MAALTFTLRAEVPERLDLSALVPSALDGKSASEIEKIVVGTTRKAPAVGDLFKVSGDDVTDIRFAGGSERFDHVGKALAGGSIHVEGDVGGWLAAGMKSGSVTVTGSAMGPYAAAEISGGSVTIEGNAGDCLGAALPGYMNGMAGGFVLVGGICGEAAGDRMRRGTIAVLGGTGDATGVRMIGGSILSPSMGARTGLMMKRGTLISSTPVELSSTFVDSGLYRLPFLALLRKHLGEVMPRAAHLVPSVAHRFRGDMSMLGKGEVLVAQ; encoded by the coding sequence ATGGCGGCGCTCACTTTCACCCTCCGCGCCGAGGTGCCCGAGCGGCTCGATCTTTCCGCGCTCGTCCCGTCCGCGCTTGACGGCAAGTCGGCGAGCGAGATCGAGAAGATCGTCGTCGGCACGACCCGGAAGGCCCCGGCCGTCGGCGACCTCTTCAAGGTCTCCGGCGACGATGTTACCGATATCCGCTTTGCCGGCGGTTCGGAGCGCTTCGACCATGTCGGCAAGGCGCTTGCCGGCGGCTCGATCCACGTCGAGGGCGATGTCGGCGGTTGGCTGGCGGCCGGCATGAAATCCGGCAGCGTGACCGTGACGGGGTCTGCCATGGGTCCCTACGCGGCGGCCGAGATATCGGGCGGGTCCGTTACCATCGAGGGCAACGCGGGCGACTGCCTCGGCGCCGCCCTGCCCGGCTACATGAACGGCATGGCCGGCGGCTTCGTGCTCGTTGGCGGCATCTGCGGCGAAGCGGCGGGCGACCGCATGCGGCGCGGCACGATCGCGGTCCTTGGCGGGACCGGAGACGCGACCGGCGTTCGCATGATCGGCGGCTCGATCCTCAGTCCCTCCATGGGTGCGCGGACTGGCCTGATGATGAAGCGCGGCACGTTGATTTCATCCACGCCCGTAGAGCTTTCGTCGACCTTCGTCGATTCCGGCCTTTACCGCCTGCCCTTCCTTGCCCTCCTGCGCAAGCATCTCGGCGAGGTCATGCCGCGCGCGGCGCACCTCGTCCCCTCGGTCGCCCATCGCTTCCGCGGCGACATGTCGATGCTCGGCAAGGGCGAAGTCCTGGTCGCGCAATGA
- the fhcD gene encoding formylmethanofuran--tetrahydromethanopterin N-formyltransferase — translation MSEVKSDLMLNGVVIDDTFAEAFDMSATGVIITAPTAKWAEISARTATGFATSVIACGCEAAIDHFVPPEESPDGRPGYRILIFGFDAGGLQTQITNRIGQCVLTSPGSACFAGMAAKKKLKLGANLRFFGDGNQIAKKLGKTRYWRVPVMDGEFLVEHTTGVREGDVIGGGNVLILGRSFEEVLTAAEAAVEAANSVKDVILPFPGGIVRSGSKVGSKYEGLIASTNNAYCPVLRGDAGSQLGPDTECVLELVMDGLSFEAIAASMKAAVHAACSFGPEKGIQRISAGNYGGNLGRHHFHLKDLL, via the coding sequence ATGTCTGAAGTGAAATCCGACCTGATGCTCAACGGCGTCGTCATCGACGACACTTTCGCCGAGGCCTTCGACATGTCGGCGACAGGGGTGATCATCACCGCGCCGACCGCCAAGTGGGCCGAGATCTCGGCGCGGACCGCGACGGGATTTGCCACGTCGGTGATCGCCTGCGGCTGCGAGGCGGCCATCGACCATTTCGTGCCGCCTGAGGAAAGCCCCGACGGACGACCGGGTTATCGCATCCTGATCTTCGGCTTCGATGCCGGCGGTCTGCAGACGCAGATCACCAATCGCATCGGGCAGTGCGTTCTGACGAGCCCCGGATCGGCGTGTTTTGCGGGCATGGCTGCGAAAAAGAAGCTGAAGCTCGGCGCCAACCTGCGCTTCTTCGGCGACGGCAACCAGATTGCCAAGAAGCTCGGCAAGACCCGCTACTGGCGCGTGCCCGTGATGGATGGCGAGTTTCTCGTCGAGCATACGACGGGCGTGCGCGAAGGCGACGTCATCGGCGGCGGCAACGTGCTGATCCTCGGGCGCAGCTTCGAGGAGGTGCTGACGGCCGCCGAAGCTGCGGTCGAAGCCGCGAACAGCGTCAAGGATGTGATCCTGCCGTTCCCGGGCGGCATCGTGCGCTCCGGCTCCAAGGTCGGCTCGAAATACGAGGGCCTGATCGCCTCGACCAACAACGCCTATTGCCCGGTGCTTCGCGGCGATGCCGGCAGCCAGCTCGGGCCCGACACCGAATGCGTGCTGGAACTCGTCATGGACGGGCTTTCCTTCGAAGCGATTGCCGCCTCGATGAAGGCCGCCGTCCATGCCGCCTGCTCGTTCGGACCCGAAAAGGGTATCCAGCGGATTTCGGCCGGCAACTACGGCGGCAACCTCGGCCGGCACCATTTTCATCTCAAGGATTTGCTCTGA
- a CDS encoding formylmethanofuran dehydrogenase subunit A, with protein sequence MLVQIKGGKVVDPVNGATSVRDVFIRDGVVVSAPETGEVPDVVHDARSKIVMAGAIDVHSHIAGGNVTLSRLLLPDLHVSEDPAAEGLPFGTAKWSTWETGRLYAEMGFTTVIEPALTPTHALHTHLELADIPIIDRGALTVIGNDDYFLSQLRSGESRDAIRDHIAYHLAASRGLGVKLINAGGPAAFHSGLRAFDLDDVVPHYGASSRQIISAMLDAVADVGVPHPLHLHANNLAVPGAPKTIADTIAAADGRRLHFAHIQFYSYGQDEDGGMVSGAEDIIRSFSDAPNITMDVGQVMFGPTVTISLDLIKQWAGRVYASPKKWMLQDGDAEGGGIVPLAYKKKNWVNELQWAIGMELFLLSPDPWRMLLTTDHPNGGSFTTYPKIMHLLMDREERKAWVEAMPEMARNRTGIASIDREYTMEELAIMTRAAPAKLLGLNDRGHLGAGAVGDVAIYDDLADRTAMFTSARLVLKGGDVVVKDGKALGWTMGQTLHLKPGYDAAMDRRMKDYLDDRFGVGPSAFAVPEAAFGERENFKVAPCLK encoded by the coding sequence ATGCTGGTACAGATCAAGGGGGGCAAGGTCGTCGATCCGGTGAACGGCGCGACCTCCGTCCGCGACGTCTTCATTCGCGATGGCGTCGTGGTTTCCGCCCCCGAGACGGGCGAGGTGCCTGACGTCGTTCACGACGCGAGGAGCAAGATCGTCATGGCGGGCGCCATCGACGTCCACTCCCACATCGCCGGCGGCAACGTCACCCTGTCGCGGCTGCTGCTGCCGGATCTTCACGTCAGCGAAGACCCGGCCGCCGAAGGCCTGCCCTTCGGAACCGCCAAGTGGTCGACCTGGGAAACCGGACGGCTCTACGCCGAGATGGGCTTCACGACGGTCATCGAGCCGGCGCTGACGCCAACGCACGCGCTCCATACGCATTTGGAACTTGCCGATATCCCGATCATCGATCGCGGCGCGCTGACCGTCATCGGCAATGACGACTACTTCCTGTCGCAACTGCGGAGCGGCGAGAGCCGCGATGCGATCCGCGATCACATTGCCTACCATCTGGCGGCCTCGCGCGGGCTCGGCGTCAAGCTGATCAATGCCGGCGGTCCGGCGGCGTTCCACTCGGGCCTTCGCGCCTTCGATCTGGACGACGTCGTGCCGCACTATGGCGCGTCCTCGCGTCAGATCATCAGCGCCATGCTCGATGCGGTGGCCGACGTCGGCGTGCCGCATCCGCTTCACCTCCACGCCAACAATCTCGCCGTGCCCGGCGCGCCGAAGACGATCGCCGACACGATTGCGGCGGCGGACGGGCGCCGGCTGCACTTCGCGCATATCCAGTTCTATTCCTACGGCCAGGATGAAGACGGCGGCATGGTCTCCGGCGCCGAGGACATCATTCGCTCGTTCTCCGACGCGCCGAACATCACGATGGACGTCGGTCAGGTGATGTTCGGGCCGACAGTGACCATTTCGCTCGATCTCATCAAGCAATGGGCGGGCCGCGTCTACGCAAGCCCGAAGAAGTGGATGCTTCAGGATGGCGATGCGGAAGGCGGCGGCATCGTGCCGCTGGCCTACAAGAAGAAGAACTGGGTCAACGAACTCCAGTGGGCCATCGGCATGGAGCTTTTCCTGCTCTCGCCCGATCCCTGGCGCATGCTTTTGACCACCGACCATCCGAACGGCGGCTCGTTCACGACCTATCCGAAGATCATGCATCTCCTGATGGACCGCGAGGAGCGCAAGGCCTGGGTCGAGGCCATGCCGGAAATGGCCCGGAACCGCACGGGCATCGCGTCGATCGATCGTGAATACACGATGGAAGAACTCGCGATCATGACCCGCGCGGCGCCGGCGAAACTGCTCGGCCTCAATGACCGCGGGCATCTCGGAGCGGGTGCCGTCGGCGACGTTGCCATCTACGACGATCTTGCCGACCGCACGGCGATGTTCACCTCGGCACGTCTCGTTCTCAAGGGTGGCGATGTCGTCGTGAAGGATGGCAAGGCGCTCGGCTGGACGATGGGCCAGACCCTTCACCTGAAGCCCGGATATGACGCCGCGATGGACCGCCGGATGAAGGACTACCTCGACGATCGGTTCGGCGTCGGTCCGTCCGCCTTCGCCGTGCCCGAGGCCGCGTTCGGCGAACGAGAGAATTTCAAGGTCGCGCCATGTCTGAAGTGA
- a CDS encoding 4a-hydroxytetrahydrobiopterin dehydratase: MTDKTYSDTEVEERLKAELPKWRLEDGWIRRTYKTSSWKGTLMVINTVGHLAEAAWHHPDITASYAWVEVRLKNHHAKGITDKDFALAAKIEDVVQWQPGLEGKGLEGTPQDDLRFAYVKYDK; the protein is encoded by the coding sequence ATGACCGACAAAACCTATTCCGATACGGAAGTCGAAGAGAGACTGAAGGCCGAACTGCCAAAATGGCGGCTCGAGGACGGCTGGATACGCCGTACCTACAAGACATCCAGCTGGAAGGGTACCTTGATGGTGATCAACACTGTGGGACATCTGGCCGAGGCCGCATGGCACCACCCCGATATCACCGCTTCCTATGCCTGGGTGGAGGTCCGACTCAAGAACCACCACGCAAAAGGCATTACCGACAAGGACTTCGCTCTTGCAGCCAAGATCGAGGATGTGGTCCAGTGGCAGCCGGGCCTCGAGGGCAAAGGCCTTGAAGGCACACCGCAGGATGACCTGCGCTTTGCCTATGTCAAATACGACAAGTAA
- a CDS encoding beta-ribofuranosylaminobenzene 5'-phosphate synthase family protein, which translates to MNEIDFKMAGKTGEGADTKAPRSVRVEAPGRLHLGLLDLAGDLGRRFGSIGLALDQPRLRLTASLSDRLSVEAEDAIRIERYVHKVIDLLGLPEGLGNQVRIVIEEELPSHAGFGSGTQMALSVGAALAALGGVPFDAPRLAAGLDRGARSGIGLTAFLKGGFVVDGGRGPRSVVPPTISRLPFPEDWRVILVLDDSIVGVHGPQEAEAFRQLPPLAPETAAWLCRLTMMKLLPSLIEIDVTEFGSAVTEIQERLGDHFAPAQNGRRFVSPSVSEALAAFLDAGAAGVGQSSWGPTGFAIAGSEDEAKRLLDEVVMNCHSASHLKFLVTRGRNRGALITPPAGLASDRS; encoded by the coding sequence ATGAATGAGATTGATTTCAAGATGGCAGGCAAGACGGGCGAAGGCGCCGACACAAAGGCGCCCCGGAGCGTTCGGGTCGAAGCCCCCGGCCGGCTTCACCTCGGCCTGCTCGATCTTGCCGGCGATCTCGGGCGCCGGTTCGGGTCCATCGGCCTCGCGCTCGACCAGCCGCGCCTTCGTCTGACCGCCTCGCTGTCCGATCGACTGTCCGTCGAGGCCGAGGACGCCATCCGGATCGAGCGGTATGTGCACAAGGTGATCGATCTGCTCGGTCTTCCGGAAGGGTTGGGCAATCAGGTTCGAATTGTCATCGAGGAGGAACTGCCCTCCCATGCCGGGTTCGGCTCGGGTACGCAGATGGCTCTTTCGGTTGGCGCGGCACTGGCCGCGCTCGGCGGTGTGCCCTTCGACGCGCCGCGCCTTGCGGCCGGTCTCGACCGCGGCGCCCGTTCGGGGATCGGCCTGACGGCGTTCCTCAAGGGAGGCTTCGTGGTCGATGGCGGACGCGGGCCCAGGAGTGTCGTCCCGCCGACGATCTCGCGCCTGCCATTCCCGGAGGACTGGCGCGTGATCCTCGTGCTCGACGACAGCATCGTCGGCGTGCACGGCCCGCAGGAAGCCGAAGCCTTCCGGCAACTGCCGCCGCTTGCACCGGAAACGGCGGCCTGGCTCTGCCGTCTCACAATGATGAAGCTGCTGCCGTCGCTGATCGAGATCGATGTCACCGAGTTCGGCAGCGCCGTGACGGAGATCCAGGAGCGGCTCGGCGATCATTTCGCGCCGGCGCAGAACGGCCGGCGCTTCGTCAGTCCGTCCGTCTCCGAGGCTCTGGCCGCGTTCCTCGATGCCGGCGCGGCAGGCGTTGGCCAGAGTTCCTGGGGGCCGACGGGCTTTGCCATCGCCGGCAGCGAGGACGAGGCAAAACGGCTCCTCGACGAGGTTGTGATGAACTGTCACAGCGCTTCGCACTTGAAGTTCCTCGTGACACGAGGCAGAAACCGCGGAGCATTGATAACACCGCCTGCGGGCCTGGCCTCCGACCGATCCTGA